The following are encoded in a window of Naumovozyma castellii chromosome 10, complete genome genomic DNA:
- the SNU71 gene encoding Snu71p (ancestral locus Anc_4.149), protein MSEIIYISPQLYFISPNSEKNWKSETPRAGFIPLLKSDISKFQAQTKLISSPSNNVTQSSSLVSPLKESNSTSKVTSSATSSATSTLYQPLKQFLPISLEQQLKTVCLQGLPSHLSIESIDAFIKSIFSYISLNLQVESWTAMNLTGLDRQDIFIRVRSEDGESEEMLLADSLLRLRSLLGTLENEDGMVTNLTLHWDSNTNDFINDHKSPSSTIDVNENDVKFKSFLKELEDKNKNADKNATSNELAALNDEQYHIDLNTLSDLPRDSLDQLCKDIIEFRTKVVSIEREKRLKEDIEENKRRKQQMMKTFEQIRKTKNAFDQSIVEDEQEDEMDDEDDGEDDLIIENRRLERIEQESNERYQGLLKDLLNNIEPGINKLKQSIQQAENYESILLENKALYLKELLYSANDAYYDHHRSFKEQEIEMDRKDREKHGDLDVKTLENQGQQSIAISGTANHGEMEHVDKKAIVNKSAPSGVEQQQLKIKFAFKKAIDKSVDTSPSNEEEEEQTEVLKEQSTSISKEDNLPFSDEELEQRLLGLRKSRIIDELVKEYLGVYDDDLVEYIIVNIKENKSKKYLLNELRETFDEDSVSIVDNIWNSKEFN, encoded by the coding sequence ATGAGTGagataatatatatttcacCACAACTTTACTTCATTTCGCCCAATTCAgagaaaaattggaaaagtgAAACTCCAAGAGCAGGTTTTATCCCACTTTTAAAATCTgacatttcaaaatttcaagcACAAACTAAGCTTATATCATCTCCCTCTAATAATGTTACGCAGAGTAGCTCTTTGGTCTCTCCTTTGAAAGAATCCAACTCCACGAGTAAGGTAACTTCGTCTGCAACCTCATCAGCTACCAGCACGTTATATCAACCTCTGAAACAGTTCCTCCCGATATCGTTAGAACAGCAATTGAAAACAGTTTGTCTTCAAGGCCTTCCATCTCatttatcaattgaatcaatCGATGCATTCATAAAATCGATTTTCAGTTACATAAGTTTGAATCTACAAGTGGAATCATGGACTGCTATGAACTTAACTGGATTAGATAGGCaagatatatttattaGGGTTCGTTCAGAAGATGGTGAATCAGAGGAAATGTTGCTGGCTGATTCTCTTCTTCGATTACGTTCATTATTGGGAACgttggaaaatgaagatggcATGGTCACAAACTTGACTTTGCATTGGGATTCTAATACGaatgattttattaatgatcATAAATCTCCATCGTCTACTATTGACGTTAATGAAAACGATGTCAAATTTAAATCCTTTttaaaagaattagaagataagaataagaatGCTGATAAAAACGCTACTTCTAACGAACTTGCTGCATTGAATGATGAACAATATCATATTGACTTAAATACCTTAAGTGATTTACCGAGAGATTCGCTGGATCAATTGTGTAAAGATATTATAGAATTCAGGACAAAGGTGGTTAGTATTGAAAGAGAGAAGAGACTAAAAGAAgacattgaagaaaataagagAAGGAAGcaacaaatgatgaaaacCTTTGAACAGATTAGGAAAACGAAAAATGCTTTCGATCAATCCATAGTTGAAGATGAGCAGGAGGATGAAatggatgatgaggatgatggTGAGGACGATTtaataatagaaaataGACGCTTAGAAAGAATAGAACAAGAGTCTAACGAACGATATCAAGGCTTATTAAAAGACTTATTGAATAACATTGAGCCAGGGATCAATAAACTAAAGCAAAGCATCCAACAAGCAGAAAATTACGAGAGTATTCTCTTGGAGAATAAAGCATTATATTTGAAGGAACTATTATATTCAGCAAATGATGCATATTATGACCACCATAGATCCTTCAAAGAgcaagaaattgaaatggaCCGAAAGGATAGAGAAAAACATGGTGATCTAGATGTGAAGACTTTAGAAAACCAAGGGCAGCAATCAATTGCAATTTCTGGTACTGCCAATCATGGAGAAATGGAGCATGTTGATAAGAAGGCAATAGTAAACAAATCAGCACCCTCCGGAGTCGAACAACAGCAActtaaaattaaatttgcGTTTAAGAAAGCTATTGATAAATCTGTAGATACATCCCCATCtaatgaagaggaagaggaacAGACAGAAGTGTTAAAAGAGCAATCCACCTCGATCTCAAAAGAAGACAATTTACCATTTTCTGATGAGGAATTGGAGCAGAGGTTACTGGGATTAAGAAAATCACGCATCATTGATGAGTTAGTTAAAGAGTACTTGGGGGTTTACGATGATGACCTTGTCGAATATATCATTGTTAATATCAAGGAAAATAAGAGTAAAAAGTActtattaaatgaattaagGGAAACATTTGATGAGGATAGTGTCTCAATTGTTGATAATATATGGAATAGTaaagaattcaattga
- the REC102 gene encoding Rec102p (ancestral locus Anc_4.153): MLDTKKLNNFFLRSSNSGKNSSLGLLSEWTSIVKVDRQTSKDKGNTLILPSISPGLIKGSDILESLLTSFKASAGFWEDLQYDINKKPPFINDSNEIELSLHCNLWNRSKVSVLLEAPLALRSYNDNLPSLGYFQKLEINAHFTHLIEEPLEISFIKTHFNEFLSSLIISQLEFQYPLVFSNLTRKRFFWQEKDIGPVSYALTDSSSLLPTLVTLMNNDTTATTAYQLLECRSNRFDPICFKILQ; encoded by the exons ATGTTGGACACAAAAAAGTTGAATAACTTCTTTCTTAGGAGTTCTAATTCGGGGAAAAACTCATCTTTAGGGCTATTATCAGAATGGACCTCAATTGTAAAAGTTGATAGACAAACATCCAAGGATAAAGGGAATACTCTTATATTACCATCAATATCTCCTGGTTTAATAAAG GGAAGTGATATATTAGAAAGCTTGTTAACTTCTTTCAAGGCATCTGCTGGTTTTTGGGAAGATCTTCAATATGATATCAACAAAAAACCACCCTTTATAAATGACTCGAACGAAATTGAACTTAGTTTACATTGTAACCTTTGGAACAGAAGTAAAGTTTCTGTTTTATTGGAAGCCCCGTTAGCACTAAGATCTTACAATGATAATTTGCCCTCTTTGGGAtactttcaaaaattagaaattaATGCTCATTTCACCCACCTAATTGAAGAACCTTTggaaatttcttttatcaAGACCcatttcaatgaatttttaTCTTCGCTGATAATATCGCAATTGGAGTTCCAATATCCACTGGTCTTTTCTAATCTTACAAGAAAGAGATTTTTTTGGCAAGAAAAAGATATTGGACCAGTTTCTTACGCTTTAACCGACTCTTCCAGCTTACTTCCAACACTGGTAactttaatgaataatgataCTACTGCCACAACGGCTTATCAATTGTTGGAATGTCGATCCAACCGATTTGATCCCATTTGCTttaaaattcttcaataa
- the NCAS0J00850 gene encoding uncharacterized protein, whose translation MIEEREPTKRKKKVSFATLKEYLDWERRRLKEVKKQHSVEENGIKNDGKHYLDLEEQFNRMQDIRIKALKENKSLREDIKRLQNDLSIIRSEQYGDEGDDLVLAVEGNLKLEDKIIFLQKQISEYDISIKEDNEKLGAIVSEVEENDQELMMSALKVTQLHSTKKELVQQIQALQEQLVREENLIACLQKENSLESKRLGQREALLRNSISLLEEEICRNEELLLQSQKKIVLETSKERNLSKINEEQEVKILILQEKRKEVKFHLESKKASLALLIRNSKKDSSKLTQNNAPASRT comes from the coding sequence ATGATAGAGGAAAGGGAACCTACtaaaaggaaaaaaaagGTCTCTTTTGCAACATTGAAGGAATATTTAGATTGGGAAAGGAGGCGTTTGAAGGAAGTGAAAAAGCAACATTCTGTAGAAGAGAATGGTATTAAAAATGATGGGAAACATTACCTGGATCTAGAAGAACAATTCAATAGAATGCAAGACATTCGTATCAAAGCCttaaaggaaaataaaagtttAAGAGAGGATATAAAACGCCTACAAAATGATCTCTCGATTATTAGAAGTGAACAATACGGGGATGAGGGCGATGACCTTGTTCTGGCTGTCGAAGGTAACTTAAAATTAGAagataaaataatttttctccAGAAACAAATATCTGAATATGATATATCAATTAAGGAAGACAATGAGAAACTAGGTGCTATTGTTAGTGAAGTTGAGGAGAATGATCAAGAGCTAATGATGTCGGCCCTTAAAGTGACTCAACTCCATAGCACAAAAAAAGAGTTagttcaacaaattcaagCTTTGCAAGAACAGCTGGTAAGGGAAGAGAATTTAATTGCATGTCTGCAGAAAGAGAATTCCTTAGAATCTAAAAGGCTGGGCCAGAGAGAAGCATTGTTGAGGAATTCTATTTCATTActggaagaagaaatttgtaGGAACGAGGAACTTTTATTGCAAagtcaaaaaaaaatcgtATTAGAGACTTCCAAGGAAAGAAATCTGTcaaaaattaatgaagaacaagaagtGAAGATACTTATATTACAGGAGAAAAGAAAGGAGgtaaaatttcatcttgaaAGTAAAAAAGCTTCTTTGGCCCTTTTAATCCGAAATTCCAAAAAGGATAGCTCTAAACTAACGCAAAACAATGCACCTGCCAGCCGAACATAA
- the NCAS0J00860 gene encoding uncharacterized protein, which produces MKFSSILSTIALFSASTLATDIETEDATMPQVPAEAVIGYLDFDGDNDIAMLPFANATSSGLLFVNTTLVEQANNEEGSISLAKREAEAAANWHWLRLDPGQPLYKREAEADAEANWHWLRLDPGQPLYKREADANWHWLRLDPGQPLY; this is translated from the coding sequence atgaaattctCCAGCATTTTATCCACTATTGCCCTATTCTCTGCTTCCACTTTAGCAACTGACATCGAAACTGAAGATGCCACTATGCCACAAGTTCCAGCTGAAGCTGTCATTGGCTACTTAGATTTCGATGGTGACAATGACATTGCTATGTTACCATTTGCCAATGCTACTTCCTCAGGTTTACTCTTCGTCAACACTACCCTTGTCGAACAAgctaataatgaagaaggCTCCATTTCTTTAGCTAAGAGAGAAGCCGAAGCTGCTGCTAACTGGCATTGGTTGAGATTGGACCCTGGCCAACCATTATACAAAAGAGAAGCTGAAGCTGATGCAGAAGCCAACTGGCACTGGTTGAGATTGGACCCAGGTCAACCATTATACAAGAGAGAAGCTGATGCCAACTGGCACTGGTTGAGATTGGACCCAGGTCAACcattatattaa
- the MID2 gene encoding Mid2p (ancestral locus Anc_4.159), with translation MLDKISTLKWSHLSLLLLLGSLINAQEVNPQMNNSTTSFQTSASDSSAISSVSSSHLESSTSAISSRTSSSISSVVSSMPRFVSSSSSSRRTSVASVSFTSFASSFNRNSSTSSSSSRSSASSTRSSSSSSSSSSSRRTSHSSSSTPSSITSSSTSSTDTSTSIPADRRTVTSVIHGKTILSNHYTTITYEPSNSAGLSNKNTSHHGLSKKNRNIVIGCVVGIGVPLIIAILVVIYMFCIRPKKTDFIDSNGNVVTAYRKNKFTNFWYSIMGKPINPDEYESNSPLGSGNSDLENEIHDDDSNPNGVNRTGTVRSDRNGGSGLATTDFSGHSNDLILEEEKFYDEDGNELNARNY, from the coding sequence ATGTTAGATAAAATAAGCACTCTAAAATGGTCTCATCTATCATTGTTGCTGTTATTGGGATCTTTGATTAACGCACAGGAAGTAAATCCTCAGATGAATAATTCCACTACTAGTTTCCAAACATCAGCATCAGATTCATCGGCAATAAGTTCTGTCTCTTCGTCTCACCTGGAAAGTTCGACAAGTGCAATTTCAAGTAGGACTTCCAGCTCAATCTCTAGCGTTGTCTCTTCAATGCCCAGATTTGTTTCGTCCTCCTCATCCTCGAGAAGAACATCCGTTGCATCAGTATCCTTCACATCCTTTGCATCTTCCTTCAATAGaaattcatcaacatcatcatcatcatccagATCCTCTGCCAGCTCGACGAGGTCTTCCtcctcatcttcctcatcttcatcttccagAAGAACATCACACTCGAGCTCGTCGACACCATCGTCCATTACAAGCTCCTCTACTTCATCAACCGATACATCTACAAGCATCCCGGCCGATAGAAGGACAGTAACTTCCGTGATCCACGGCAAGACAATCCTGTCAAACCATTACACAACAATCACCTACGAACCATCAAACTCGGCAGGACTATCAAATAAGAACACGTCACATCATGGACTCTCCAAGAAAAATCGTAACATTGTCATTGGTTGCGTGGTCGGTATTGGTGTCCCCTTAATCATTGCCATCTTAGTGGTCATATACATGTTTTGCATACGACCAAAGAAGACAGATTTTATTGATTCTAATGGGAATGTCGTTACAGCCTATaggaaaaataaatttacaAACTTTTGGTACAGTATCATGGGAAAACCTATCAATCCAGATGAATATGAATCCAATTCTCCCCTTGGGAGTGGGAATTCAGATTTGGAGAATGAAATCcatgatgatgattccaATCCAAATGGCGTAAATAGAACGGGGACGGTAAGAAGTGATAGGAATGGTGGCAGTGGTCTTGCTACTACTGACTTCAGTGGTCATTCCAACGATTTGATCCTAGAAGAGGAAAAGTTTTATGACGAAGATGGGAACGAACTGAATgcaagaaattattag
- the CHS5 gene encoding Chs5p (ancestral locus Anc_4.156), which translates to MSSIDVVLTVGKLDASLALLTTQDHHVIEFPTMLLPENVKAGSIIKMGVSQDSDEELKQRDEFQSLQDQILEKYGLEKPIAPVLKVVNVTQTSCVLAWDKLSLGSAKLKALTLYRHEERSMVVPNAFKITQTKISGLSVDTDYEFQLKLSTTSGQFWSNKIKIHTHKMTDMSGITVCLGPLDPLQHITKEQISECLKEIHARDLQTKVGIDTTHFVCNELDDNGEEDEELQKAKNNNIPIVKPEWIRACCVEKRIVGVRAFYVGAESTVSDDYKFPPLKNLPHPTQEQESPVEPVHEEVGSVPQETGTNEYESVPADNEDTPQPSAMNELNNDSESTFGKSVEPEVQESNIVEEQPPALGEEPEVQEPTTTETQEPALEKEPEVQGTQAEDVLPKEEELATEPTKLEGTSETQHIPESSVEQNEEEPQIVTENLEEDNTEDVEIIQPRIDISKEETLGSQDELNTKSDDQPNENTEQIEDASQPHELDSTTTDKDTVTESLSEEVKEKVEDQGEPEQQPSIEEEGDNEEDAEEEEEESESTPTPSKKKTTNKKKNNKKKGKKGKKK; encoded by the coding sequence ATGTCGAGCATTGACGTTGTATTAACTGTTGGTAAATTGGATGCCTCATTGGCATTATTAACCACTCAAGATCATCATGTAATTGAATTCCCTACAATGTTACTTCCCGAGAACGTCAAAGCAGGGTCCATTATTAAAATGGGCGTAAGTCAGGACTCCGACGAGGAATTGAAGCAAAGAGACGAATTTCAATCATTGCAAGATCAAATCCTCGAAAAATATGGGTTGGAAAAACCAATTGCCCCCGTTTTGAAAGTGGTCAACGTGACTCAAACAAGTTGTGTGTTAGCCTGGGATAAATTATCTCTTGGTTCAGCTAAATTGAAAGCTTTGACTCTTTATAGACATGAAGAACGTTCTATGGTGGTCCCCAATGCGTTTAAAATTACACAAACTAAGATTTCTGGGTTATCTGTGGATACAGACTAcgaatttcaattgaaattatccACCACATCAGGTCAATTTTGGTCTAATAAGATTAAGATACATACCCATAAGATGACTGATATGTCAGGTATTACAGTTTGTTTGGGCCCCTTGGATCCATTACAACATATCACCAAGGAACAAATTTCTGAATGtttgaaagaaattcaTGCAAGAGATTTACAAACTAAAGTCGGAATTGATACCACTCATTTCGTATGTAATGAACttgatgataatggtgaagaagatgaagaattgcAAAAGGCtaaaaacaataatattccaattgttAAACCAGAATGGATAAGAGCATGTTGTGTGGAAAAGAGAATTGTTGGTGTAAGAGCCTTTTACGTCGGCGCTGAGTCCACTGTATCAGATGATTATAAATTTCCACCTTTGAAGAACCTTCCTCATCCTActcaagaacaagaatCACCAGTTGAACCTGTACATGAAGAAGTGGGTTCTGTTCCACAAGAAACAGGTACCAATGAATATGAAAGTGTTCCTgcagataatgaagatacCCCTCAACCTAGTGcaatgaatgaattaaataatgattcGGAAAGTACATTTGGTAAAAGTGTCGAACCTGAGGTTCAAGAATCTAATattgttgaagaacaaCCCCCTGCTCTAGGAGAAGAACCAGAAGTACAGGAACCCACTACAACGGAAACTCAAGAACCTGCTCTAGAGAAGGAACCAGAAGTACAGGGAACACAAGCAGAGGACGTTTTAccaaaggaagaagagtTAGCAACTGAACCTACAAAGCTTGAGGGAACTAGCGAGACACAACACATACCAGAATCTTCTGTAGaacaaaatgaagaagaaccTCAAATTGTCACTGagaatttggaagaagataataCAGAAGATGTTGAAATAATACAACCCCGCATAgatatttcaaaagaggaaacaCTGGGATCACAAGATGAATTAAACACCAAGAGTGATGATCAACCTAATGAAAATACTGAGCAGATTGAGGATGCATCTCAACCACATGAATTGGATTCAACTACTACAGACAAGGACACGGTAACGGAATCGCTCAGTGAAGAAGTAAAGGAAAAAGTTGAAGATCAAGGAGAACCTGAACAACAACCATCCATCGAAGAAGAGGGAGACAATGAGGAAGATgctgaagaggaagaagaagagagtGAGTCTACACCAACACcatccaagaagaagaccaccaacaagaagaagaataataagaagaagGGCAAAAAGGGCAAGAAGAAATGA
- the NMA1 gene encoding nicotinamide-nucleotide adenylyltransferase NMA1 (ancestral locus Anc_4.147) — MDPTRAPDFKPPSPNEQPHPPLDPTSTIPKSGPIVPYVLADYNSSIDAPFNINSLPSTIASSLRITNKSAADARDHPNSSSTNTTTTASSSQRHSNHIPLDTSDFQPLSTEVSSEDDDDETIDTKLSISAPQPATSTEDPIIHIGVQKNQIADLEEVPHGIVRQSRSLDNYEFPTHRLCKSLQNSNKLPLVIVACGSFSPITYLHLRMFEMALDAINEQTRFEVIGGYYSPVSDNYQKPGLATASHRVRMCELACERTSSWLMVDAWESLQPTYQRTAKVLDHFNYEINVKRGGVATVTGEMVGVKIMLLAGGDLIESMGEPNVWADADLHHILGNYGCLIVERTGSDVRSFLLSHDIMYEHRRNVLVIKQLIYNDISSTKVRLFIRRGMSVQYLLPNSVIRYIQEHNLYVNQTEPVKQVMGGKE; from the coding sequence ATGGACCCCACTAGAGCTCCTGATTTTAAACCGCCATCCCCGAATGAACAACCACATCCACCTCTGGATCCAACTTCTACCATCCCCAAATCCGGACCCATAGTACCATACGTTCTCGCCGACTACAATTCCTCCATCGACGCTCCATTCAACATTAACTCTCTACCATCCACAATCGCATCCTCATTGAGAATAACTAATAAATCCGCAGCAGACGCAAGGGACCACCCAAACTCATCCTCCACCAACACTACAACAACCGCATCCTCCTCACAACGTCATTCAAACCACATCCCATTGGACACCTCAGATTTCCAACCACTATCCACAGAAGTATCCTCCGAggatgacgatgacgaaACAATAGACACCAAACTATCCATATCCGCACCACAGCCTGCAACTTCCACGGAGGACCCCATCATACACATCGGCGTCCAGAAGAACCAAATCGCTGACTTGGAAGAAGTACCACACGGGATAGTCCGCCAATCACGCTCTCTCGACAACTACGAATTCCCCACCCATCGTCTCTGCAAATCACTACAAAACTCAAATAAACTACCCCTAGTCATCGTCGCATGTGGCTCCTTCTCCCCCATAACATACCTCCATTTGCGTATGTTCGAAATGGCCCTCGATGCCATCAATGAACAAACAAGGTTCGAAGTCATTGGCGGGTATTACTCCCCCGTCAGCGACAATTACCAGAAACCAGGCCTCGCTACCGCGTCTCATAGAGTCCGCATGTGTGAATTGGCATGCGAGAGAACATCCTCTTGGTTGATGGTCGACGCCTGGGAATCATTGCAGCCGACGTATCAGAGAACTGCCAAAGTCCTGGATCATTTCAATTATGAGATTAATGTGAAGAGAGGCGGGGTGGCCACCGTCACGGGCGAGATGGTAGGTGTCAAGATTATGTTGTTGGCAGGTGGTGATTTGATCGAATCCATGGGTGAACCAAACGTATGGGCGGATGCGGATCTCCATCACATATTGGGGAACTATGGGTGTTTGATAGTCGAGAGGACAGGTTCAGATGTCAGATCGTTCTTGTTGTCTCATGATATTATGTACGAGCATAGAAGAAATGTTCTGGTCATTAAGCAATTGATCTATAATGATATCTCTTCGACAAAGGTCAGATTGTTTATTAGAAGAGGCATGTCCGTGCAATATTTGTTGCCGAATTCAGTTATTAGGTACATTCAAGAACATAATTTGTATGTGAACCAGACGGAACCAGTGAAGCAAGTCATGGGCGGTAAAGAGTGA
- the NCAS0J00900 gene encoding uncharacterized protein, translated as MLAMYTYFSKHNTTRHTRMKIAKLLLLVPLLTSIGVSSAEGIGEEEGRRLYKQLVEKYDGVVRQERLLFSEDLELRARYRERQLMREEDRGREWFCGEPSLTMLDGRAVGSLLERVPERVRGYLRRMPWDALGLCVFSLGETNLFEGVEIGEREAV; from the coding sequence ATGCTTGCGATGTACACTTACTTCTCCAAGCACAACACAACACGACACACAAGAATGAAGATAGCTAAGCTTTTACTGCTGGTGCCGCTGCTTACAAGCATTGGTGTCTCGAGTGCTGAGGGTATCGGTGAGGAGGAGGGGCGGCGATTGTACAAGCAGCTGGTGGAGAAGTATGACGGTGTAGTGCGCCAGGAACGGTTGCTGTTCAGTGAGGACTTGGAACTGAGGGCGCGTTACAGAGAGCGTCAGTTGATGCGAGAGGAGGATCGAGGGAGGGAGTGGTTCTGTGGCGAGCCGTCGTTGACGATGCTGGACGGGCGAGCAGTTGGCTCGTTGCTGGAGAGAGTGCCCGAGCGGGTAAGGGGGTACCTGCGGAGGATGCCGTGGGATGCGCTGGGCCTGTGTGTGTTTTCGCTGGGGGAGACGAACCTGTTCGAGGGAGTTGAGATTGGAGAGAGAGAGGCTGTGTGA
- the TMA10 gene encoding Tma10p (ancestral locus Anc_4.146): MTRTNKWTVHETKANPKYFTHTGNFGENPTNVKKNGSGKGNWGKAGDEIQDLVESGEIKTVYNKARRGSNSQKNEEKMGNLQKYQV, translated from the coding sequence ATGACTAGAACTAACAAATGGACCGTACACGAAACCAAGGCCAACCCAAAGTACTTCACCCACACCGGTAACTTTGGTGAAAACCCAACAAACGTCAAGAAGAACGGCTCCGGTAAGGGTAATTGGGGGAAAGCCGGCGatgaaattcaagatttaGTCGAATCTGGTGAAATCAAGACCGTGTACAATAAGGCAAGAAGAGGTTCAAACTCTCagaagaatgaagaaaaaatggggaatcttcaaaaataccaagtttaa
- the NCAS0J00920 gene encoding uncharacterized protein (ancestral locus Anc_4.144), whose protein sequence is MSGFVENTVLGFGKDYLQEQAQEYAAGHFQPVRDPYYTKDGDKEVKLRLPESLFSKKDRKHWKQLQNKAWMHDKSMCGCCCWTETIGWAPLLSILPVIGPVLMYWVHNKLIESADDKFHLSNDLKLKMHGNIILDLCISLVPILGVVFAWLHACSTRNCAMIYNFVVEREIKRQADEKRVQQERQQRSQPRSFQTNGTHFERAAMPTPPPTAYQSKQRRNR, encoded by the coding sequence ATGTCCGGATTCGTAGAGAATACAGTGTTAGGGTTTGGTAAAGATTATCTTCAAGAACAAGCGCAAGAATATGCCGCTGGTCATTTCCAACCGGTTCGTGATCCCTATTATACCAAAGACGGTGATAAAGAGGTAAAATTACGATTACCAGAGTCGTTATTCAGTAAGAAGGATCGTAAGCATTGGAAGCAGTTGCAGAATAAGGCGTGGATGCATGATAAGAGTATGTGTggatgttgttgttggacGGAGACTATTGGATGGGCACCGTTATTATCGATATTACCCGTTATTGGGCCTGTGTTGATGTATTGGGTTCATAATAAGTTGATTGAATCCGCGGATGATAAGTTTCATTTATCTAAtgatttgaagttgaagatgCATGGTAATATTATATTGGATCTTTGTATTAGTTTGGTACCTATATTGGGGGTAGTATTTGCGTGGTTACATGCATGTTCCACTAGGAATTGTGCTATGatttataattttgttGTAGAGAGAGAAATCAAGAGGCAAGCAGATGAGAAGCGTGTGCAGCAGGAGAGACAGCAACGATCACAACCAAGAAGTTTCCAAACTAATGGAACACATTTTGAAAGAGCCGCTATGCCGACGCCACCACCCACGGCATACCAATCCAagcaaagaagaaacagatag
- the NCAS0J00930 gene encoding uncharacterized protein, which translates to MIFFGAWFGALLVMLSSRSYAYTESSMSERIEDEVRVNSSMKVSDSFVMPATPWVDYSPREMRYPKNSPSDDLCDYRECTSYHNITADVSGVRTTTAHGKPVSSLLSKDLHHNLRTRIQNVFRRLFSTANYKKGHKIITSQNRYQRKGMFHVLERNDSDWEYIWASNSECIDHSSADIDYGVISCLTYCVNNERYNTTTAMCIISELFQEGCVFDVRLQRSRNGPYKNVFDMPCGELQQHISYKYGVCHNGNDIS; encoded by the coding sequence atgatattttttggGGCTTGGTTTGGGGCTCTACTAGTCATGCTGTCGTCGAGAAGCTATGCATACACTGAAAGTAGTATGTCAGAGCGCATTGAGGATGAAGTTCGTGTTAATAGTAGCATGAAGGTAAGTGACAGTTTCGTAATGCCAGCTACTCCTTGGGTGGATTATTCCCCCAGAGAGATGAGATATCCTAAAAATAGTCCAAGTGATGACTTATGTGATTACAGAGAGTGTACTTCGTACCATAACATTACCGCCGATGTCAGTGGAGTGCGTACTACTACCGCACATGGAAAGCCAGTTAGTTCACTGCTCAGCAAGGATCTTCATCATAACTTGAGGACAAGAATTCAGAATGTTTTTCGCCGACTATTCTCCACTGCAAATTACAAAAAAGGTCATAAAATCATAACAAGCCAAAACAGATACCAGCGGAAGGGCATGTTCCATGTGCTCGAAAGGAATGACAGTGATTGGGAATATATCTGGGCATCAAATTCGGAGTGTATAGATCATAGTAGCGCTGACATTGATTATGGTGTGATTTCCTGCCTTACTTACTGTGTTAACAATGAACGATATAATACAACGACTGCAATGTGTATAATTTCAGAGCTTTTTCAAGAGGGTTGTGTTTTTGATGTGAGACTCCAAAGAAGTAGAAACGGGCCATATAAGAACGTATTCGATATGCCTTGTGGAGAACTACAACAACATATCAGTTACAAGTATGGTGTATGCCATAATGGTAATGATATAAGTTAA